A single Garra rufa chromosome 9, GarRuf1.0, whole genome shotgun sequence DNA region contains:
- the LOC141342751 gene encoding interferon gamma receptor 1-like: MQIQIYISVTVLILMQKSASEAVSLTSPANMSIECDSYRVEVQWEYPDLSRDVQFQVEVLQEFTEGNSNITQILTQNLSLDISKMLFNVPYSLYYVNVTAVRGEEKSRPTQSYTFSYDVYVDSEIRCYLDFPEVELSPKDGKLHVQFANPLQLYRNSPALRDLTNNLKYCIQTVQEKKRESCAICEIKQNTCEMSVVFSEHRGEYCINLTGQIEPNFFHDKSSCFTGDIRSSSASQDIN; this comes from the exons ATGCAGATACAGATCTATATCAGTGTCACTGTCTTGATCCTGATGCAAAAATCCGCCTCTGAGG CTGTGAGTCTCACTTCTCCTGCGAACATGTCTATTGAGTGTGACAGCTATAGAGTTGAAGTTCAATGGGAATATCCTGATCTCAGTCGAGACGTACAGTTCCAGGTGGAAGTCCTACAGGAATTCACTGAAGG GAACTCCAATATTACACAAATTCTCACACAAAATCTGAGTTTAGACATATCCAAGATGCTGTTCAACGTGCCATACAGCCTCTACTATGTCAATGTGACAGCCGTACGAGGAGAAGAGAAGTCAAGGCCGACCCAATCATATACCTTCAGCTATGATGTATATGTTGACTCCGAGATTAGAT GTTATTTGGATTTTCCTGAGGTTGAACTTTCTCCCAAAGACGGCAAACTTCACGTCCAGTTCGCCAACCCTCTTCAGCTCTACAGAAACTCGCCAGCTCTGCGTGACCTCACCAATAATCTGAAATACTGTATACAAACTGTACAAGAG aaAAAAAGGGAAAGCTGTGCAATCtgtgaaataaagcaaaatacatGCGAGATGTCTGTTGTGTTTTCTGAGCACAGAGGTGAATACTGCATCAATCTGACTGGACAAATCGAACCGAATTTTTTCCATGATAAAAGCAGCTGTTTCACAGGAGACATAAGAAGCT cttcggcttcacaagacattaactga